The DNA window CACCCATGTCTTCAAGAATCTCCTCGCCAGTTTGGTAATAGTGCGCGTCAGTGTTACCAGGATTGCTATACTGATCGAGGATATGGGAGTTGGGAATCTCATCGTTGAGCTGCCTGGCAACACCGATGTGGCTTTCGGGAGCGTCCCAGGCCGCTTCGGTGGGCGTACGGACAATTTCTGCCCCAAGGGCCTCAAGGATGACTTCCTTTTCCCTGCTCATCTTCTCCGGCATGGTGACAATCATGCGGTAGCCCCTCACCGCTGCTACCAGAGCCATTCCAATCCCGGTATTGCCTGACGTGGGTTCGATGAGAGTATCCCCGGGCTTAATGCGTCCTGACTTCTCCGCTTCCTCAATCATTCTGACGGCGATGCGGTCCTTTACCGAACCTCCAGCGTTCAGAAACTCGCACTTTCCATAAAGGTCACAGTCAAGATCGGACCCGACTCTTTGAAGTCTAACGACAGGAGAATTACAGGTTGCCTCTAAAATATTGTCTAGAATCATGTGGGTTCCTCACAAAACGAATTCATCAATACATCTCACCAAAGCTCTGTGTAAATTCATGGTGTGATGGCAGAAATGTAGTCATTGCAGAAGGCTCGATTCGAATCCCTCTTGAGGAGAATGTTAGCAAACTTTCGGGAGGGAAAAAATGAAAAATGTCTTCAGACGGGCCCGAATAATCAATGCCCCTTGTTCCGAAAAACATCAAAGAGCTCGCCCCTTACATCCCAGGCCGGCCCATTGAACAGGTCCGCAGGGAGCTTGGCCTCTCGGAGATCTCTCAACTGGCGTCAAACGAGAATCCCCTGGGTCCCTCTCCGATGGCTGTCGAAGCACTCCGAAGGGAATCGACCCAGTCAAACCGATACCCGGAGTCGGGAGGGAACGGACTTCGAAAAGAGTTGGCGGTCAGATTTAACATTAAGACTGAAAATGTGATACTGGGAGCGGGATCCGAAAGTGTTATGGCCACCATTATGCGGACGTTTCTTCTTCCTGAGGATGAAATCATCACGGCAGCCGACTCCTTTCTCGGGTTTACCCTGTTGGCCAGGGCGAGCGGAAAACGAGTCCACTGGGTCCCCATGAAAGACAACCGGTATGATCTGGAATCCATGGCCACGCACATCAATGAATACACGAAGATTATCTACCTCGCAAATCCTGACAATCCCATGGGGACCTATTTCACTGTCGAAGAATTCGACTCGTTCATGGAAAAAGTCCCTGCCCGGGTCCTTATCATTATGGACGAGGCTTACTTTGAATTCGCCCGGCATCTATCTGACTATCCGGACTCGATGCACTACCGGTACGATAATGTCATCACGCTTCGGACTTTTTCCAAAGCTTACGGTCTGGCGGGAGTTCGCATCGGTTACGGATTCGCCCATGATGAACTCATATCCAACCTTATGAAAGTAAAACCTACTTTCGAGCCATCGCGCCTGGCCCTTGTCGCAGGAACTGCAGCTCTGGACGACACAGACCATCTCAAGAAAACTGTGGAGCTCACCCATAAGGGTATTGAATTCCTCAATGAATCGTTTAGCCAACTGGGAATTCCTTTCGTACCCTCCGCCGCCAACTTCGTCACCACCAGATGGAAATCGGAAGTCCGGGCGGAAGAGATCTGCCAGAAGACCCTGAAAATGGGGGTGATCCTGAGACATCTAAAACCGTTCGGATGGCCTTCCCGCATCCGCGTATCCGTGGGCCTTCCACATGAGAATGAAAAAGTCGCAAGCGCGTTGAAATCATTTCTGTAACTGTCAACGCACACCACACCGAGTGGCGTATCCGTACTGGAAGATTCCTCAATCCTTCCAAACTGTTCCCGGGAAATGAGATCCTGGGATTTTCCACTTGAACAGTTGAGCCCCGACGCTATGGATCACGAAAGCGGAAACACCGTTCACTCTGTCAACGGCGTCCCCCCATCGGAGATAATGATTCCATACCCCAGTATCCGTTCTCTTCTGGAGTCACAGGTTCGACGCTATGGTGACAGATCATTCGTGATTTCCTCCTCAGAGGGAAGCAGAACAAAACTCTCGTACAACGGATTCTCCCGGCGGGTCTCCCACCTGGCGGCCTTGCTGCAGTCCGAAGGGCTTGCCCATGGTGACCGAATCGCAATCCCTGCGGGGAACGGCATTCAAACCCTCGTGGAATACTTCGCAATCTGGATGATGGGGTGTGTCGGAGTTCCCGTCAATGCGACGCGAGAGGAACGAAACCGTTCCTCCGTTCGCAGGTCTCGGGCTTCCACGGTGCTTTTTGAGATGAAGGAGGGTTTGCGCACCGTACATGGCTTCCGTACGGGCAGGAAATCCAAGCTCCGGGACGACGTGTTAATCGTTCTCCGAACTGATAACAGGGGAAACTTGAGGGGGATTGTTCTCTCTCATTACAATATTCTGGTCAATGCCATGGCCATCGCCGGTTCTCTCGAATTGACCGATGACCAGACGGTCCTCTGCACAGCTCCTCTCAGCGGCGTTACAGGTATTGTGGGATGCATTATGTCAGCACTCTATGCAGGATGCCGAATTGTGTTAGGCACTGAAGGAAAGCCGGACTTTCTTCTGAAACTCATAGACAGGGAGGGGGTACACCTGGCCTTTGCAGACGCGCAACTGCTGACCGGTTTTCTCGGGTCCTCCGGATTTCGCCGGAAAAACTCACAGTCCACATTCAAGTGCTTCGTTTCCTCTCACCGCCATCTTGCACCGGATATCACCCGGAAAGTTGAGCGGAAGTTCAACGTTCGGGTCATTCCCGGATTTGAAATTGCCGAGGCAACATGCTTTTCCAGCTTCCCACCCCTCTCTTTCTCCCAGCCCGAATCCACGGAGGGTCTCCCCGTGGGAACAGCCCTTCATGCATGCGAAATGACCGTCCTGGACGGGCAAGGCGAGGAATGTTCTGAGGGGCAGACGGGATGGGTTGCCGTCCGGGGGCATCACGTCATGAAAGGCTACCTGGACGATGAGAAAGCTACAGCGCACGCTTTCAGGTTTGGATGGCTTGACAGTGGAGAGAGGGGATTCTACGAGAAGAGTCCTGACGGCGTCAAGTATTTCACCGTCACTGGAAGAAAGTGATAAACGTTAGACGTTGTACGTTAGACGTTCGACGTTATGAGTTAGACGTTAGGCGTTGGACGCATCACGGATTAAGTATCAAGTATCAAGGATGAAGTATCAAGTAACAAGGATCCCCGTACGCTGACGCTACGGGACAGGCAAGGAACAAGTATCAAGTAACAAGGATCAAGTGACAAGGATCAAGTAACCAGTCACCAGTTGGCAGTTGGCAGTTTCACGCATTACGCATCATTTTCTCCATTTCTCCAACATCAATAATTAATTGTCAATGGTCCATAGTCAATCGTCAGTGTTCTCCATTTCTCCACTACTCCGTTCGTGTTCGGCGTTAGTCAAGTTTGAAGATAGCCGATTCGGTGTTCAATCGATGGATGACTGTGGAAGAGAAACTCAACAACGGGATGAGGATCCCTGTCGGCCAGATTCAATTCGGCAAGTCTTTCCAGAGCTTCGACCAGGGGGGCCGCGTTACCGCCGAGCATCTCCTTAGAAAAACTGTCCGCTGCCCGTTCATACAAACGGCTGACGGAGTTTTGTACGGGATGCGTTACAAATCCATAGACTCCGAGGAGAAGTATGAGGAGAGGAAGTGGAGCTAGGTTGCCCATCGATTCATATCCGAGCCTTGCTGACCATCCCGAATAAACCATGGAAACAACGTACAGGCCAAGAAAAGTGAAGAGTGTCCCGAGGACAATCATTTTCCAGAGATGCTTTCCCTTGAAGTGACCCAGCTCGTGAGCCAACACGGCGTCAATTTCATTGGGAGAAAAATTGTCCACAAGGTTATCCGCGAGCAGAATCCTTTTTGACTTGCCAATACCTGTAAATGCGGCGTTTGCCTTCCTCGTTGTCTTGCTCAAGTCAAATTGGAAAACGCCC is part of the Candidatus Neomarinimicrobiota bacterium genome and encodes:
- a CDS encoding cystathionine beta-synthase; this translates as MILDNILEATCNSPVVRLQRVGSDLDCDLYGKCEFLNAGGSVKDRIAVRMIEEAEKSGRIKPGDTLIEPTSGNTGIGMALVAAVRGYRMIVTMPEKMSREKEVILEALGAEIVRTPTEAAWDAPESHIGVARQLNDEIPNSHILDQYSNPGNTDAHYYQTGEEILEDMGDNLSMVVIGVGTGGTVTGVAKRLKEEMPDVTIVGVDPYGSILGGGEEVYPYLVEGIGYDFFPDVLDNSLVDRYVKVNDRDSFVMARRLIREEGLLVGGSSGSAVWAALQVAPELRKGDRCLVILPDSMRNYLSKFVDDDWMRKKGFLG
- a CDS encoding class I adenylate-forming enzyme family protein is translated as MIPYPSIRSLLESQVRRYGDRSFVISSSEGSRTKLSYNGFSRRVSHLAALLQSEGLAHGDRIAIPAGNGIQTLVEYFAIWMMGCVGVPVNATREERNRSSVRRSRASTVLFEMKEGLRTVHGFRTGRKSKLRDDVLIVLRTDNRGNLRGIVLSHYNILVNAMAIAGSLELTDDQTVLCTAPLSGVTGIVGCIMSALYAGCRIVLGTEGKPDFLLKLIDREGVHLAFADAQLLTGFLGSSGFRRKNSQSTFKCFVSSHRHLAPDITRKVERKFNVRVIPGFEIAEATCFSSFPPLSFSQPESTEGLPVGTALHACEMTVLDGQGEECSEGQTGWVAVRGHHVMKGYLDDEKATAHAFRFGWLDSGERGFYEKSPDGVKYFTVTGRK
- the hisC gene encoding histidinol-phosphate transaminase, with product MPLVPKNIKELAPYIPGRPIEQVRRELGLSEISQLASNENPLGPSPMAVEALRRESTQSNRYPESGGNGLRKELAVRFNIKTENVILGAGSESVMATIMRTFLLPEDEIITAADSFLGFTLLARASGKRVHWVPMKDNRYDLESMATHINEYTKIIYLANPDNPMGTYFTVEEFDSFMEKVPARVLIIMDEAYFEFARHLSDYPDSMHYRYDNVITLRTFSKAYGLAGVRIGYGFAHDELISNLMKVKPTFEPSRLALVAGTAALDDTDHLKKTVELTHKGIEFLNESFSQLGIPFVPSAANFVTTRWKSEVRAEEICQKTLKMGVILRHLKPFGWPSRIRVSVGLPHENEKVASALKSFL